The following proteins are co-located in the Microcystis wesenbergii NRERC-220 genome:
- a CDS encoding DUF2281 domain-containing protein, whose translation MVATTSPQTQAENPLGDILIEKIGQLSPSQQQEVLNFVEFLQYKKQPKKTIWDKIAERVAQLPPEVIEQLPTDSSENLDHYLYGAPKK comes from the coding sequence ATGGTTGCTACCACCTCCCCCCAAACCCAAGCAGAAAATCCTCTCGGCGATATTCTCATCGAAAAAATCGGCCAACTTTCCCCCTCCCAGCAGCAGGAAGTCCTCAACTTTGTCGAATTTCTCCAGTACAAAAAACAACCTAAAAAGACTATTTGGGACAAAATTGCCGAACGAGTCGCTCAACTACCCCCCGAAGTTATCGAGCAACTCCCCACTGATTCCTCAGAAAACCTCGATCATTATCTATACGGAGCGCCCAAAAAGTGA
- a CDS encoding type II toxin-antitoxin system VapC family toxin: MKLIFVDTLYWVALANSRDQWHERAIELQKTVSNRRLITTEAVLIEFLNYFSSFGSFMRQTVAGITHDILDDPDLEVLQINSSLFLSGLNLDEQRLDKGYSMVDCISMMAMKNRDISEVLTHDKPFSQEGFNILL; encoded by the coding sequence GTGAAATTAATTTTTGTCGATACTTTGTACTGGGTAGCCTTAGCTAACTCAAGGGATCAATGGCACGAAAGAGCAATTGAGTTACAAAAAACTGTATCCAATCGCCGCTTAATCACCACAGAAGCAGTTTTAATTGAATTTCTCAACTATTTTTCTTCCTTTGGTTCTTTCATGCGTCAAACTGTAGCAGGAATTACCCATGATATTCTTGATGATCCCGATCTAGAGGTGCTGCAAATAAATTCATCGCTGTTTTTATCGGGATTAAACCTAGACGAACAAAGACTAGATAAAGGTTATAGCATGGTCGATTGTATCTCAATGATGGCCATGAAAAATCGAGATATAAGCGAAGTTCTTACCCACGATAAACCCTTTAGTCAAGAGGGTTTTAATATCCTTCTTTGA
- a CDS encoding Rpn family recombination-promoting nuclease/putative transposase, producing the protein MTKKADIGSKRLISLAPDNWARWLTQQPDVQVQEFLSSEFQWVSRANDVLLKIYSPQEGEFLLLNEIQLRYTKQMPQRIRAYAGLATERYNLPVYPVLVNILPRQTNSRIPSRYSSEFMGIRAYQEYRVINLWEVSAEIVFREKISTLLPFVPILKGGGEETVVRTALRELRANESLQDLEPLLSFFASFVLEIPIVQEIMRWDMTVLRESPWYQEILREGLQLGEQRGIQLGRQEGRQEGRQEGRQEGRQEGRQEGEAELIIRLLTRRFGSLDLAMTEKIKSLSIPQLETLGDRILDLASSEELLSWLNEQR; encoded by the coding sequence ATGACCAAAAAAGCCGATATAGGTAGTAAAAGACTAATCAGTTTAGCCCCTGATAATTGGGCAAGATGGTTAACCCAACAGCCCGACGTACAAGTGCAGGAATTTCTTAGCTCAGAATTTCAATGGGTGAGTCGTGCCAACGATGTTCTCCTGAAAATTTATAGCCCCCAAGAGGGAGAATTTCTGCTCCTTAACGAAATCCAGTTGCGTTACACAAAGCAAATGCCCCAAAGAATCCGAGCTTACGCAGGATTAGCCACAGAACGCTACAATTTGCCCGTTTATCCCGTCTTAGTTAACATTTTACCCCGTCAAACTAACTCAAGGATTCCCAGCCGTTATAGCTCAGAATTTATGGGAATCCGTGCCTATCAAGAATATCGAGTAATTAACCTTTGGGAAGTATCGGCAGAAATAGTATTTCGAGAAAAAATATCGACACTTTTGCCTTTCGTTCCTATACTAAAAGGAGGGGGAGAAGAAACCGTAGTTCGCACAGCCCTGCGAGAATTAAGGGCAAATGAAAGCCTACAGGACTTAGAACCCTTACTTTCCTTTTTTGCATCATTTGTCTTAGAAATACCAATAGTTCAAGAAATTATGAGGTGGGATATGACCGTATTAAGAGAATCGCCCTGGTATCAAGAAATCCTCAGAGAAGGATTGCAGCTAGGAGAACAGAGAGGTATTCAATTAGGACGACAAGAGGGACGACAAGAGGGACGACAAGAGGGACGACAAGAGGGACGACAAGAGGGACGACAAGAGGGAGAAGCAGAACTGATTATCCGACTTTTAACCCGACGTTTTGGCAGTTTAGATTTAGCTATGACTGAAAAAATTAAATCTCTATCTATCCCGCAATTAGAAACCTTAGGAGATAGAATTTTAGACTTGGCCAGCAGTGAGGAATTGCTAAGTTGGTTAAATGAACAAAGATAA
- a CDS encoding glycosyltransferase family 2 protein, with product MTKEPVYIIIPVHNRKAITLKCLETLENNGDLDQYHVIVVDDGSSDGTSSAIQSQYPDVIILQGDGNLWWTGAIKMGMEYAYQQGAEYFIWLNDDCLVSRNTIQNLTSFCQINSQAIIGCQGREKYDLNKISFGGKSKKWLSDYELISCPQGQVRECELLSGNLVCFSQELVSIIGYPNTSLVPHYGGDSLYLIKARKSGFRIFVDNRNQIYNILGESKTAPHRWLIQEGKTEDIIRLLFCRQSLLSWRVWLALNLEEYGRFLGSLSFLVYYTIRFLIPVSLITLLRLFPLKFRYKLSEIKRKIVISQTNY from the coding sequence ATGACGAAAGAACCAGTCTATATCATCATACCCGTTCACAACCGCAAAGCCATCACCCTAAAATGTCTAGAAACCCTAGAGAATAACGGTGATTTGGATCAATACCATGTAATTGTCGTGGATGACGGTTCCTCCGATGGCACATCCTCCGCAATTCAATCCCAGTACCCCGATGTCATCATCCTACAAGGTGACGGGAATTTATGGTGGACTGGGGCAATTAAAATGGGTATGGAGTACGCTTATCAGCAAGGTGCAGAATATTTTATTTGGTTAAATGATGATTGTCTGGTAAGTCGTAACACTATTCAAAATTTAACTTCTTTTTGTCAAATTAATTCTCAGGCGATTATTGGTTGTCAAGGAAGAGAGAAGTATGATTTAAATAAAATTAGCTTTGGTGGTAAAAGTAAAAAATGGTTAAGTGATTACGAATTAATTAGCTGTCCTCAAGGACAAGTAAGAGAATGTGAATTATTAAGTGGTAATTTGGTTTGTTTTTCTCAAGAATTGGTTTCTATCATAGGCTATCCTAACACTTCGCTTGTACCTCATTATGGGGGTGATTCACTATATCTTATCAAAGCGAGAAAATCGGGATTTAGAATTTTTGTTGATAATAGAAATCAAATTTATAATATATTAGGAGAATCAAAAACAGCCCCGCACCGTTGGTTAATCCAAGAGGGGAAAACAGAAGACATAATCAGGCTTTTATTTTGTCGGCAATCGTTGTTAAGTTGGCGAGTTTGGCTGGCTCTCAATTTAGAAGAATACGGTAGATTTTTAGGATCGCTAAGTTTTTTAGTATACTACACCATTCGCTTCCTAATTCCAGTTAGTTTAATCACTTTGTTAAGACTATTTCCTCTTAAATTTAGATACAAATTATCAGAAATAAAAAGAAAGATAGTGATTTCACAAACCAATTATTAA
- a CDS encoding glycosyltransferase family A protein, with protein MTFNNRTASIIIRTTQEKRIPLLKNAIASVIANDYRPLEIIVVAQSEQNIFIEKINSICENFRENQVDIYVVVNPTSQDERTKNLNLGIKKSTGRYLGFLDDDDIIYPNHLSLLTNALHNHDNSWSYSDTALLICQLINSEKIEVISRGMPFKKEHFSLQSLFKDNFIPIHSYLLDRKKIDQKLLEFDESFSVMEDYAFLLKIASQYHPQYIPIVSCEYRFFTDASNSNYYVNQLLGINYSHKARIWQETSLKIEKLKHQLIPEYLPQDQSANLRKFFLSRFAIIYKIKYKFPQVWQFLLKIASKLRIIS; from the coding sequence ATGACATTTAATAATCGGACTGCTTCCATTATAATTAGAACAACTCAAGAAAAACGAATTCCCTTATTGAAAAATGCTATAGCAAGTGTTATAGCTAATGATTATCGTCCTCTAGAAATTATAGTAGTTGCTCAGTCAGAGCAAAACATTTTTATAGAGAAAATCAATTCAATCTGTGAGAATTTTAGAGAAAATCAAGTAGATATTTATGTGGTTGTTAATCCAACTTCTCAGGATGAAAGAACTAAAAACTTAAACTTAGGTATCAAGAAATCTACTGGAAGATACTTAGGATTTTTAGATGATGATGATATTATTTATCCTAATCATTTATCTTTGCTTACTAATGCTTTACATAACCACGATAATTCTTGGTCTTATAGTGATACAGCCTTGCTCATTTGTCAACTCATTAATTCAGAAAAAATTGAAGTGATTTCGAGGGGTATGCCCTTTAAAAAAGAACACTTTTCTTTACAATCTCTCTTTAAAGATAATTTCATACCAATTCATAGCTATTTATTAGATCGCAAAAAAATTGACCAAAAATTATTGGAATTCGATGAATCTTTCTCGGTAATGGAAGATTACGCCTTTTTATTAAAAATTGCTTCCCAATATCATCCTCAATATATCCCGATTGTTAGCTGTGAATATCGATTTTTTACCGATGCTAGTAATTCCAACTATTATGTGAACCAACTACTAGGAATTAACTACAGCCATAAAGCGAGAATATGGCAAGAAACATCCCTGAAAATAGAAAAATTAAAACATCAGTTAATTCCAGAATATTTACCACAGGATCAATCAGCTAATCTTCGTAAATTTTTTCTTTCTAGATTTGCCATTATTTACAAAATAAAATACAAATTTCCTCAAGTTTGGCAATTTCTATTAAAAATAGCTTCAAAACTACGAATCATTTCCTAG